Proteins from a single region of Haloterrigena alkaliphila:
- a CDS encoding thiolase family protein: MSQTPVVVKAVRTPQGKEDGVFADVRSEDLSVPLIDEILAETGLSGEEVDDLMWGCAQQRGEQDNNLARVIALLSELGENVPATTINRWCASSMQAVISASDAVAAGNRDAVIAGGVESMSRVPMGEGIEHIHPRLAELYDIGDLQMGMTAEKVAEEYGVSREEQDEYAARSQQRATEATESGRFDDEIVPIETEDGTVDEDEGIRPGTTTEKLAELPTVFKEDGSVTPGNASQISDGASAVLVTSEAFAEEHDLEILAEVGQNNVAGVDPTVMGIGPVPATKGLLERNGRDIDEYDLVELNEAFASQSLYSRDELGIDPEIFNVNGGAIALGHPLGASGARLPVTLIHELQKRGGGLGLATLCVGFGQGAAIEFDVN, from the coding sequence ATGTCACAGACGCCAGTCGTAGTCAAGGCAGTACGGACCCCGCAGGGGAAAGAGGACGGCGTGTTCGCGGACGTCCGCAGCGAGGACCTCTCGGTCCCGCTGATCGACGAGATCCTCGCCGAGACTGGTCTCTCGGGCGAGGAGGTCGACGACCTGATGTGGGGCTGTGCCCAGCAGCGCGGCGAGCAGGACAACAACCTCGCCCGCGTCATCGCCCTGCTCTCCGAACTCGGCGAGAACGTGCCGGCGACGACGATCAACCGCTGGTGTGCCTCCTCGATGCAGGCGGTCATCTCCGCCTCCGACGCCGTCGCGGCCGGCAACCGCGACGCCGTCATCGCCGGCGGCGTCGAGAGCATGAGCCGCGTCCCGATGGGCGAGGGGATCGAGCACATCCACCCGCGCCTGGCCGAACTGTACGACATCGGCGACCTCCAGATGGGGATGACCGCCGAGAAGGTCGCCGAGGAGTACGGCGTCTCCCGGGAAGAACAGGACGAGTACGCCGCCCGCAGCCAGCAGCGCGCCACCGAGGCCACCGAGTCGGGTCGCTTCGACGACGAGATCGTCCCGATCGAGACCGAGGACGGCACCGTCGACGAGGACGAGGGTATCCGCCCCGGCACGACCACAGAGAAACTCGCCGAACTCCCGACCGTCTTCAAGGAGGACGGCTCCGTCACGCCCGGCAACGCCTCCCAGATCTCCGACGGCGCCTCCGCGGTGCTCGTCACCAGCGAGGCCTTCGCCGAGGAACACGACCTCGAGATCCTGGCCGAGGTCGGCCAGAACAACGTCGCCGGCGTCGACCCGACCGTCATGGGGATCGGTCCGGTGCCCGCGACGAAGGGCCTGCTCGAGCGCAACGGCCGCGACATCGACGAGTACGACCTCGTGGAACTCAACGAGGCCTTCGCGAGCCAGTCGCTGTACTCCCGCGACGAACTCGGGATCGATCCCGAGATCTTCAACGTCAACGGCGGCGCCATCGCGCTGGGCCACCCGCTGGGGGCCTCGGGCGCGCGCCTCCCCGTCACGCTGATCCACGAACTCCAGAAGCGCGGCGGCGGCCTCGGCCTCGCGACGCTCTGCGTCGGCTTCGGCCAGGGTGCGGCGATCGAGTTCGACGTCAACTGA
- a CDS encoding DUF5806 family protein yields the protein MDEDGLDAARFEPDDDAAESESSPDADGADADETDPGETDTANADDGAPDTADAADTATDSDAGENASMPGVPDPEPQENDIPEDVRKYARFKKMDGAQYDRVNEFLRDRTYVTAREWAIARLCSDFRTETGVEMTKIGENLPELVPFMTDTYTPQAVNQARASFEEKVRKAGATFLYGAMCDFFTAEELDDVMYESTEVAKFLLEVEGVDLSVEEELEAEDRISSVMREVREASSQLREREDAAEEGDEE from the coding sequence ATGGACGAGGACGGACTGGACGCCGCTCGATTCGAACCCGACGACGACGCCGCCGAATCGGAATCGTCTCCCGACGCTGACGGAGCCGACGCTGATGAGACCGACCCTGGCGAAACCGACACCGCGAACGCCGACGACGGGGCACCGGACACCGCAGACGCGGCGGACACGGCGACCGACAGCGACGCCGGTGAGAACGCGTCGATGCCGGGTGTTCCGGACCCCGAACCGCAGGAGAACGATATCCCCGAAGACGTCCGGAAGTACGCCCGGTTCAAGAAGATGGACGGCGCCCAGTACGACCGGGTCAACGAGTTCCTGCGGGATCGGACGTACGTGACCGCCCGCGAGTGGGCCATCGCCCGCCTCTGCTCGGACTTCCGGACCGAGACCGGCGTCGAGATGACGAAAATCGGCGAGAATCTGCCCGAACTCGTCCCCTTCATGACCGACACCTACACCCCGCAGGCGGTCAATCAGGCGCGGGCCTCCTTCGAGGAGAAAGTGCGCAAGGCCGGCGCGACCTTCCTCTACGGCGCGATGTGCGACTTCTTCACCGCCGAGGAACTCGACGACGTCATGTACGAGTCGACCGAGGTCGCCAAGTTCTTACTGGAGGTCGAGGGCGTCGACCTCTCCGTCGAGGAGGAACTCGAGGCCGAAGACCGGATCTCGAGCGTGATGCGCGAGGTCCGCGAGGCGAGCTCACAGCTCCGCGAGCGGGAGGACGCGGCCGAGGAGGGAGACGAGGAGTAG
- a CDS encoding DUF7529 family protein — protein sequence MTQPADDSRWDELLADAAGIAEEYRENGWDAVVLEPDAVDPVEREDRTGFDVRVSAEEYDLLESLIDDGDVTITAAEVYYRPPATDDERRIALAVERDENTETAAFVPLTYDLDASRSVFETALREERLLLHVTPATGDDPDAWISFSHADPSLFLEEADVRGWFDDDSAEPTRNDGDN from the coding sequence ATGACGCAGCCAGCGGACGACTCGCGGTGGGACGAACTCCTCGCGGACGCGGCTGGGATCGCCGAGGAGTACCGGGAGAACGGCTGGGACGCCGTCGTGCTGGAGCCCGACGCGGTCGATCCGGTCGAGCGCGAGGACCGAACCGGGTTCGACGTCCGCGTCTCGGCGGAGGAGTACGACCTCCTCGAGTCGCTGATCGACGACGGCGACGTCACGATCACCGCGGCCGAGGTCTACTACCGGCCGCCGGCGACCGACGACGAGCGGCGAATCGCGCTCGCGGTCGAGCGCGACGAGAACACCGAAACCGCCGCCTTCGTCCCGTTGACCTACGACCTCGACGCGTCCCGCTCGGTCTTCGAGACGGCGCTCCGGGAGGAGCGACTGCTGTTACACGTGACGCCCGCGACCGGCGACGACCCCGACGCCTGGATCAGTTTCTCTCACGCCGATCCCTCGCTGTTCCTCGAGGAGGCCGACGTCCGCGGCTGGTTCGACGACGACTCGGCGGAGCCGACGCGCAACGACGGCGACAACTAG
- a CDS encoding lipoate--protein ligase family protein, translated as MRVFRGRAATIEADREVSRRLLSLAADGEPAVRVWTPHRQVAFGRRDRRLEGYDRARERAHERDFTPVERDVGGRAVAYDGETTLAFARAEPVADFRRGTDDRYERATSAVERALRGLECESESESGSGLEPVRGEPEQSFCPGTHSLSFADASAREGEDNGEGETPPQRKVVGIAQRVRQDAAVVAGIVLVDNREELTGVLESVYDALDVAFDPATVGTVASAGGPSEPGVVREALEDALVGDETDVTVESVASARR; from the coding sequence ATGCGAGTGTTCCGCGGCCGCGCGGCGACGATCGAGGCCGACCGCGAGGTCAGCCGACGGCTCCTCTCGCTGGCCGCCGACGGCGAGCCGGCGGTCCGGGTCTGGACCCCCCACCGACAGGTCGCCTTCGGGCGGCGGGACCGGCGCCTCGAGGGCTACGACCGCGCCCGCGAGCGCGCTCACGAGCGCGACTTTACGCCGGTCGAACGCGACGTCGGCGGCCGGGCGGTCGCCTACGACGGCGAGACGACGCTGGCCTTCGCCCGCGCGGAGCCGGTCGCGGACTTCCGCCGCGGGACGGACGACCGGTACGAACGCGCCACGAGCGCCGTCGAGCGGGCGCTCCGGGGCCTCGAGTGCGAGTCCGAGTCCGAGTCCGGGTCTGGCCTCGAACCGGTTCGCGGCGAACCCGAGCAGTCCTTCTGTCCCGGCACGCACTCGCTGTCGTTCGCGGACGCGAGCGCCCGCGAAGGCGAGGATAACGGTGAGGGCGAAACGCCGCCCCAGCGCAAGGTCGTCGGCATCGCCCAGCGCGTCCGGCAGGACGCCGCCGTCGTCGCCGGCATCGTCCTCGTCGACAACCGCGAGGAACTAACGGGCGTCCTCGAGTCGGTCTACGACGCGCTCGACGTAGCGTTCGATCCCGCGACCGTGGGCACCGTCGCGAGCGCGGGCGGACCCTCGGAGCCGGGGGTCGTCCGCGAAGCGCTCGAGGACGCCCTCGTCGGCGACGAGACCGACGTGACGGTCGAATCCGTCGCCAGCGCGAGGAGATAA